CGGCGCCCGCAGTTCGTGAACCATCATGGCAGTGAATTCCTCCCGTACCCGTTCCAACTGCTTTTGAGCGGTAATGTCGTGGAACAAAACTACCGTTCCCAAAATCCGGCCACCCTCGTCTTTCACCGGAGAAATTAAGAGCTGGGAAATTTTGTCCCCCACCCGCAAATTTTCAAACACCACCAATTTATTGCCGGAAACACTCTCCTCAATTTTGGCCCGCAAGTCAATCTTGTCTGACAAACTGGCCGCCACATCTAAAATAGTTAGTTTCTTATCTTTGGAAAGACCCAAAAGCTCCGCCGCCGCCGGGTTAATCACTACGAGGGCTATATTGGCGTCCAACATTAACACTCCGTCAGCCATCGAGGTTACCATGGAATTAAGTTTCTCTTCTTCGGTGGCTAAAACCTTTTCCAGATTAGCCACTGCCCGGTTAGCCTGGGCCAGAATTTTATTTAAAACCTCCATTTCCGGTCCCCGATACAAACCCTGTTTTTTACTGGCAATCCCCAAAACCCCGATACCGCGGGTGTTAATTGACAGTGGCACCAGCCAAAGCGATGACAAACTTTCTCTTATTCCCTCGTCAACAATTGTTCCGGTCAGAGTTTCTGAAACCGCGTCAGTTCCATAGGTTTTCCCGGTAGCTTTACTCAGAGCTTCCAACATGTGCCCGCGGGTGTCATCCAAAAACTTCCGGTTTACGCTTTCCTCCAAATGGAAACGGAGGTTAATTTTGTTCTGATCGGAGGAAATCAGCATGTAGCCCGCCACGCTGTAAGGCAAAAGTTTGTCTAAGGAATTGACAATCGTATCGAGAATTTTTTCGAGATTTAATTCGTAGCCGATTCGCTCACCCACTTCCCGCAAAATTAACGTCTCGTACATCTTTTGGTCGATTTCCTTACGCCGTTTTTTCAAATCGGTCTCGTTCTTGCGGATTTGTACAAATGAAGCCGCCAGGGTTAACAGGGCCAACACCGTCAGATAAGCCGTCGGATCCGTGGGCAGCATGAGATTAGATTAGCAGGATTTATGGAGAATGGCTAGAGTTGAACTGGCTTAGCGCTTAATACTTGGGTCACTTTTTCGGCCATTTCCGCCGGAGTAACTTTATATTTCAGAAGATAATCAACCGCGCCCAAACTAAAAGCCTGCTGGACCAGATTTTCCTGACCAAAATTGGTCAGCATGATTATTGGGATATTTTTACTGGCTTCATCAGCTTTAATTTTAGACAAAGCCGCAATCCCGTCAGTTTTGGGCATCATAATGTCCAGAAGGATCAGGTCTGGCTTTCCGCTTTTGGCTTTTTCAATGCCTTCATCGCCATCACCGGCCGTAACAACCTCGTATTGCCGACCCGTCAACTCGACACTGTAAAGCTGGCGCAAGGCCTGGTCGTCATCAACCAGAAGAATTTTTTTAGCGGGGACCGCAGGTTCATCTGCCATAATAGTATTGTTATATTATAGTTAGCCGCTGCTTGTAAAGAGGGAGTTAGATCAGCGGTTTCACCAAACTGTCGTCTTGCTTTACCCCAAGGAGCGACCGCTCTTTGACGATCAGCTCTTCAATTAAGTTTTTGACCCGCA
The Patescibacteria group bacterium genome window above contains:
- a CDS encoding response regulator produces the protein MADEPAVPAKKILLVDDDQALRQLYSVELTGRQYEVVTAGDGDEGIEKAKSGKPDLILLDIMMPKTDGIAALSKIKADEASKNIPIIMLTNFGQENLVQQAFSLGAVDYLLKYKVTPAEMAEKVTQVLSAKPVQL
- a CDS encoding ATP-binding protein, with amino-acid sequence MLPTDPTAYLTVLALLTLAASFVQIRKNETDLKKRRKEIDQKMYETLILREVGERIGYELNLEKILDTIVNSLDKLLPYSVAGYMLISSDQNKINLRFHLEESVNRKFLDDTRGHMLEALSKATGKTYGTDAVSETLTGTIVDEGIRESLSSLWLVPLSINTRGIGVLGIASKKQGLYRGPEMEVLNKILAQANRAVANLEKVLATEEEKLNSMVTSMADGVLMLDANIALVVINPAAAELLGLSKDKKLTILDVAASLSDKIDLRAKIEESVSGNKLVVFENLRVGDKISQLLISPVKDEGGRILGTVVLFHDITAQKQLERVREEFTAMMVHELRAPLTVVRGATDMFLRDPNIASQQQGQDLLKTMQSSAATMLTLVNDLLDAAKIEAGKFQILKTAGDISAVVADRVLFFTQMANPKSITLAQEEVEPGLNAEFDRDRISQVLNNFLSNAIKFTPIGGKITVSAYKINSANDIHWRFAEGKPADAAIKSSAIIISVSDTGMGIAPEALPELFSKFKQLQPSDASHNKGTGLGLVIAKGIVESHGGTIFVQSKVNEGTTFYIVLPQTAPVPAA